From one Candidatus Methylomirabilis sp. genomic stretch:
- the argS gene encoding arginine--tRNA ligase yields the protein MIDALKAKLIESLLTAIKQAGLEAGLPQDAPASLTWEYPGDPAFGDLSTTLAFGLAKTLRRKPREIALQIAASAVFPSELVDRVEVAGAGYLNFFIARPFWRHLVQEILRAGPMYGRADVGGGRRVLVEFVSANPTGPLVVVNARAAAIGDAIARLLEAIGHRPHCEFYVNDAGNQFRNLALAMEVRCRQHLGEDCPMPEEAYPGDYLIDLACEYLERHGPETLSAPEPERRDRLGRFAVEQILQWQRASLEAYGVTFDGWFSERALRERREPERVVESLRERGFLYEHEGALWFRSTAFGDDKDRVLVKGDGEITYFLPDIAYHQDKFDRGFDQVIDLWGPDHHGYVARMRAAMQALNHPPEALRILIVQLVRLMRGSEQVRMSKRSGQFVTMDELVEEVGRDAARYIFLTRRCDSHLDFDLELAKSASEENPVYYVQYAHTRLCSILREAAKAQLPAPVSEDDLTPLDLQEEIGLIKQLALYPELVIGAAQALEPHRLTTYLHDLAAQFHGYYTRHRIISADRNLTRARLALVAALRVVMANTLGLLGVSAPERM from the coding sequence ATGATTGATGCTCTTAAAGCTAAACTGATCGAGTCGCTTCTGACCGCCATCAAACAGGCTGGCTTAGAAGCCGGGCTCCCGCAGGATGCTCCCGCATCGCTTACGTGGGAATATCCAGGCGACCCGGCCTTCGGCGATCTCTCAACCACGCTGGCCTTCGGCCTGGCGAAGACGCTGAGGCGGAAGCCTCGCGAGATCGCGCTGCAGATTGCCGCCTCAGCGGTGTTCCCTTCCGAACTGGTCGATCGCGTCGAGGTGGCGGGCGCAGGCTATCTGAACTTCTTTATCGCCCGGCCGTTCTGGCGTCATCTGGTTCAGGAGATCCTCCGAGCTGGACCGATGTACGGAAGGGCTGATGTCGGCGGCGGACGCCGGGTGCTCGTGGAGTTTGTCAGCGCGAATCCGACCGGCCCGCTCGTCGTGGTTAATGCCAGGGCCGCGGCGATCGGTGACGCCATCGCTCGGCTCTTAGAGGCCATCGGGCATCGGCCGCACTGCGAGTTCTATGTGAACGATGCGGGAAACCAATTCCGCAACCTCGCGTTGGCGATGGAGGTGCGGTGCCGTCAGCACCTTGGCGAGGACTGCCCCATGCCCGAGGAGGCGTATCCGGGCGACTATCTGATCGATCTGGCTTGCGAATATCTTGAGCGGCACGGACCGGAAACGCTCTCGGCGCCGGAACCGGAGCGCCGCGATCGACTGGGTCGCTTTGCGGTCGAGCAGATCCTTCAGTGGCAGCGGGCCTCGCTTGAGGCGTATGGAGTCACCTTTGACGGGTGGTTCAGCGAGCGAGCGCTGCGGGAGCGCCGCGAGCCGGAACGAGTTGTGGAGTCACTGCGGGAACGCGGCTTCCTCTACGAGCATGAGGGGGCGCTGTGGTTTCGCTCGACCGCCTTTGGCGATGATAAAGACCGGGTCCTCGTGAAGGGCGACGGCGAGATTACCTATTTTCTTCCGGACATCGCCTATCACCAGGATAAGTTCGATCGAGGGTTTGATCAGGTGATCGACCTCTGGGGGCCCGACCACCACGGCTATGTTGCGCGGATGCGGGCTGCCATGCAGGCGCTTAACCATCCTCCCGAGGCGCTCAGGATACTCATCGTGCAGCTTGTCCGTCTCATGCGAGGGAGCGAGCAGGTCCGGATGTCCAAGCGATCCGGGCAGTTCGTCACGATGGACGAGCTGGTTGAGGAGGTGGGCCGTGACGCGGCGCGCTACATCTTCCTCACTAGACGATGCGACAGCCATTTGGACTTCGACCTGGAGCTTGCCAAGTCGGCGTCTGAGGAAAACCCTGTCTACTACGTGCAGTACGCTCACACACGTCTGTGCAGCATTCTCCGGGAGGCGGCAAAGGCTCAGCTTCCAGCTCCCGTTTCAGAGGACGACCTCACGCCGCTCGATCTGCAGGAAGAGATCGGCTTGATCAAGCAACTGGCGCTCTACCCGGAATTAGTGATCGGGGCGGCGCAGGCGCTGGAGCCGCACCGACTCACCACCTATCTGCACGACCTCGCTGCGCAGTTTCACGGCTACTATACCCGCCATCGGATAATCTCCGCCGACAGGAATCTCACACGCGCACGCCTGGCGCTGGTCGCCGCCCTTCGTGTAGTCATGGCCAACACGCTTGGCTTGCTTGGCGTCTCCGCCCCCGAACGGATGTAG
- the alaC gene encoding alanine transaminase has protein sequence MEEFHRISRLPPYVFNIVNELKVQARARGEDVIDFGMGNPDLPTPPHIVEKLCEAARNPRNHRYSASRGITKLRLAIADWYRRRYDVEIDPEREAIATIGAKEGLSHLALAIVEPGDVALVPSPTYPIHPYSVIIAGGDVRSVRLEEGTDFYEALVAAHRESWPPPKLLILSFPHNPTTATVDLAFFEKVVAFAQEHHLFLVHDLAYADLTFDGYQAPSLLQVPGAKEIGVEFFTLSKSYNMPGWRVGFCVGNPRIIAALTRLKSYLDYGMFQPIQIAAIIALNGPQGCVGQTVETYRTRRDALVDGLNRIGWNLSKPKGTMFVWAKIPEAYRAMGSLEFSKFLLDKARVAVSPGIGFGQYGDEYVRFALVENEHRTRQAIHGLKRVL, from the coding sequence ATGGAGGAGTTCCACCGAATCAGTCGGCTGCCGCCGTATGTTTTTAACATCGTCAATGAGCTGAAGGTCCAGGCGCGGGCTCGTGGTGAGGACGTTATCGATTTCGGGATGGGCAATCCCGATCTGCCGACCCCTCCGCACATCGTCGAGAAGCTCTGTGAGGCAGCCAGGAACCCTCGTAATCATCGATACTCGGCATCGCGTGGAATTACGAAACTCCGGTTGGCCATCGCTGATTGGTATCGGCGACGATATGATGTTGAGATCGACCCAGAGCGGGAGGCGATTGCGACCATCGGCGCTAAGGAGGGACTGTCGCATCTGGCCCTGGCGATTGTAGAACCGGGGGATGTCGCCTTGGTGCCGAGTCCGACCTACCCGATCCATCCCTACTCAGTAATCATCGCGGGGGGGGACGTCCGCAGCGTCCGCCTTGAAGAGGGAACCGATTTCTACGAGGCGCTTGTGGCCGCCCACCGGGAAAGTTGGCCGCCGCCTAAGCTCCTGATCCTCAGCTTTCCCCACAACCCTACTACCGCCACTGTAGACCTTGCTTTTTTCGAAAAGGTCGTGGCGTTCGCGCAGGAGCACCACCTGTTTCTGGTCCACGACCTTGCCTACGCGGACTTGACCTTTGACGGCTATCAGGCGCCGAGTCTCCTGCAGGTCCCTGGGGCAAAAGAGATCGGGGTAGAGTTCTTTACGCTCTCCAAGAGCTACAATATGCCGGGCTGGCGGGTTGGGTTCTGCGTCGGCAATCCGCGGATTATTGCGGCCCTGACGCGGCTCAAGAGCTACCTGGATTATGGGATGTTCCAGCCGATCCAGATCGCGGCGATCATCGCGCTGAACGGCCCGCAGGGATGCGTGGGACAGACGGTTGAGACCTACCGGACGCGACGCGATGCGCTGGTGGATGGGCTGAACCGGATCGGATGGAATCTGTCGAAGCCGAAAGGAACCATGTTCGTCTGGGCAAAGATTCCCGAGGCATACCGGGCTATGGGATCCCTGGAATTTTCGAAGTTCCTCCTCGACAAGGCAAGGGTCGCCGTGTCTCCTGGGATCGGGTTCGGACAGTACGGGGACGAGTACGTGCGATTCGCCCTAGTGGAAAACGAACACCGGACTCGCCAAGCCATCCACGGGCTCAAGCGAGTACTCTAA
- a CDS encoding ribbon-helix-helix protein, CopG family produces the protein MARVNVFLKDELLDEINAEAKDEGTNRSALIQTALEEYLQAKRKQREEAEKRKEMKEASRRIDDLAKELGDWDPVAIIRRFRDTNLKGDR, from the coding sequence ATGGCGCGCGTAAACGTGTTCTTGAAAGATGAATTACTCGACGAAATCAACGCGGAAGCGAAAGATGAGGGAACCAATCGCAGCGCTCTCATTCAGACTGCGCTAGAAGAATACTTGCAGGCAAAGCGGAAGCAGCGGGAAGAAGCGGAAAAGCGCAAAGAGATGAAAGAGGCCTCCCGCAGGATTGACGATCTGGCTAAAGAGCTTGGGGATTGGGATCCCGTAGCGATCATTCGTCGCTTCCGCGATACCAATTTAAAGGGAGATCGATGA
- a CDS encoding type II toxin-antitoxin system VapC family toxin, with protein sequence MIPAYHQGYVVDASVLTKWFVEHDEPDRNRALALKEFHISGRSTIYVTELTLLEVLNAIRFGSKAKEEHGARAIVGLEGLNLNVTETDFQLLRKANAIAWAYKITIYDALYVALAEQLGYPLITADEVMVKKLKGHSIVVALRGLEF encoded by the coding sequence ATGATCCCCGCCTATCACCAGGGTTACGTGGTAGATGCGTCGGTTCTCACCAAATGGTTTGTTGAGCACGATGAACCTGACCGAAACCGGGCTCTGGCGCTCAAAGAGTTCCATATATCAGGGCGCTCCACCATCTATGTTACGGAGCTCACCCTCCTGGAGGTACTCAACGCGATTCGCTTCGGTTCAAAGGCCAAGGAAGAGCATGGCGCAAGAGCTATCGTCGGGCTTGAAGGGCTAAATCTCAATGTCACAGAGACCGATTTTCAACTACTGCGAAAAGCCAACGCCATTGCCTGGGCCTACAAGATCACCATCTATGACGCTCTCTATGTGGCTCTTGCCGAGCAACTGGGATACCCGCTCATCACGGCAGATGAGGTCATGGTGAAAAAGCTGAAAGGTCATAGCATCGTCGTGGCATTGAGAGGCTTAGAGTTTTAA
- a CDS encoding DUF433 domain-containing protein, with amino-acid sequence MITPTKTLRLRSQLRAEIDRIARRTRRTFSEVTQDLIEEALRMRECPGIYFADEPGGREAKVAGSGLGVWEVLRDYVAAGRDERTLRKALPQLSAAQVKACLLYYRRYPREIDAEIRENATLTPRVIQARFRGLVSPA; translated from the coding sequence ATGATTACGCCAACGAAGACACTGCGGCTGCGGTCGCAGCTTCGGGCTGAGATTGATCGGATTGCCCGGCGTACGCGCCGTACTTTTTCGGAGGTCACGCAGGACCTGATCGAGGAGGCGTTGCGAATGCGGGAGTGTCCGGGAATCTACTTCGCCGATGAACCTGGAGGACGGGAAGCCAAGGTCGCCGGTAGCGGCCTCGGGGTGTGGGAGGTCCTACGAGACTATGTGGCCGCCGGACGCGACGAACGCACGCTCAGGAAAGCGCTGCCCCAGCTCTCGGCTGCCCAAGTCAAGGCGTGCCTGCTGTATTACCGCAGGTATCCTCGGGAGATTGACGCAGAAATCCGGGAGAATGCGACCCTCACGCCCAGGGTGATTCAGGCCAGGTTTCGCGGCTTGGTGTCGCCTGCGTGA
- a CDS encoding DUF5615 family PIN-like protein, with product MKFYLDEDVSPKIAERLRKKGIDAVSAIETGNLQLSDREQLACAAREGRSLVTRNVRHFIILAQEAIRRQEAHAGIILCPPSMRGFDVKGIADALTRVAKRFPGGLGEFDVLYL from the coding sequence GTGAAATTCTACTTGGACGAGGACGTGTCTCCCAAGATTGCCGAGCGGCTTCGAAAGAAGGGAATTGACGCGGTGAGTGCCATTGAGACTGGGAACCTCCAGCTCTCAGACCGAGAGCAGCTTGCCTGTGCCGCCAGAGAGGGCCGATCCCTCGTGACCAGGAATGTTCGGCACTTTATCATCCTTGCCCAGGAGGCCATCCGGCGGCAAGAAGCGCATGCCGGGATCATTCTGTGCCCACCGAGCATGCGGGGTTTCGATGTGAAGGGCATTGCTGACGCCTTGACTCGTGTAGCCAAGCGGTTCCCTGGGGGCCTAGGCGAGTTCGACGTGCTCTATCTCTGA